A window of the Pseudomonas sp. B21_DOA genome harbors these coding sequences:
- a CDS encoding FAD-dependent oxidoreductase, with the protein MNNNRHPADGKKPITIFGPDFPFAFDDWIEHPAGLGSIPEQHHGAEVAIVGAGIAGLVAAYELMKLGLKPVVYEASKLGGRLRSQAFNGTDAIVAELGGMRFPVSSTAFYHYVDKLGLETKPFPNPLTGASGSTVIDLEGETYYAESLKDLPVLFQEVADAWADALEAGSQFSDIQQAIRDRDVPRLKELWNKLVPLWDDRTFYDFVATSKAFAKLSFQHREVFGQVGFGTGGWDSDFPNSMLEIFRVVMTNCDDHQHLVVGGVEQVPQGIWRHVPERCVHWPAGTSLKSLHRGAPRSGVKKIAHAPEGRFAVTDNNGDTREYAAVLTTCQSWLLTTQIECDETLFSQKMWMALDRTRYMQASKTFVMVDRPFWKDKDPETGRDVMSMTLTDRLTRGTYLFDNGDDKPGVICLSYSWMSDALKMLPHPVEKRVELALNSLKKIYPKVDIAARIIGDPITVSWEADPYFLGAFKGALPGHYRYNQRMYAHFMQDDMPAEQRGIFIAGDDVSWTPAWVEGAVQTSLNAVWGIMKHFGGSTHKENPGPGDVFKDIGPIALPE; encoded by the coding sequence ATGAACAACAATCGTCACCCTGCAGACGGCAAGAAACCCATCACCATCTTCGGTCCGGACTTTCCGTTCGCGTTTGACGACTGGATCGAGCATCCGGCTGGTTTGGGCAGCATTCCCGAGCAGCACCATGGCGCTGAAGTGGCGATTGTCGGAGCGGGCATCGCCGGTCTGGTGGCCGCGTATGAGCTGATGAAGCTCGGTTTGAAACCGGTGGTGTACGAGGCGTCGAAACTCGGTGGTCGTCTGCGCTCGCAGGCCTTCAACGGCACAGACGCCATCGTCGCCGAGCTCGGTGGCATGCGCTTTCCGGTGTCCTCCACGGCGTTCTACCACTACGTCGACAAGCTCGGCCTCGAAACCAAGCCTTTTCCCAACCCGTTGACCGGCGCGTCTGGCAGCACCGTGATCGATCTGGAAGGCGAAACCTATTACGCCGAAAGCCTGAAGGATCTTCCGGTATTGTTCCAGGAAGTGGCTGATGCCTGGGCGGATGCGCTGGAAGCAGGCTCGCAGTTTTCCGATATCCAACAAGCCATTCGCGACCGTGATGTGCCGCGCCTTAAAGAGCTGTGGAACAAGCTGGTGCCGCTGTGGGACGACCGGACCTTTTACGACTTCGTCGCCACTTCGAAGGCCTTCGCCAAATTGTCTTTCCAGCACCGCGAAGTGTTCGGCCAGGTCGGTTTCGGCACCGGCGGCTGGGATTCGGACTTCCCCAATTCGATGCTGGAAATCTTTCGCGTGGTGATGACCAACTGCGACGATCATCAGCACTTGGTGGTCGGTGGCGTCGAGCAGGTGCCGCAGGGCATCTGGCGCCATGTACCGGAACGTTGCGTGCACTGGCCGGCCGGCACCAGCCTGAAATCCCTGCACCGTGGCGCGCCGCGTTCGGGCGTAAAGAAAATTGCCCACGCACCGGAGGGCCGTTTCGCCGTTACCGACAACAATGGTGACACCCGCGAATACGCCGCTGTGCTGACAACCTGCCAGAGCTGGCTGCTGACTACCCAGATCGAGTGCGACGAAACCTTGTTCTCGCAGAAAATGTGGATGGCCCTCGACCGCACCCGCTACATGCAAGCGTCAAAAACCTTCGTGATGGTCGATCGGCCGTTCTGGAAAGACAAAGATCCGGAGACCGGCCGCGACGTGATGAGCATGACCCTCACCGATCGCCTGACCCGCGGCACCTATCTGTTCGACAACGGCGACGACAAGCCGGGGGTGATCTGCCTGTCGTACTCGTGGATGAGCGACGCGTTGAAAATGCTCCCGCATCCGGTGGAAAAACGCGTTGAGCTGGCGTTGAACTCGTTGAAAAAGATCTACCCGAAAGTCGACATCGCCGCGCGGATCATCGGCGATCCGATCACTGTGTCGTGGGAAGCCGATCCGTACTTCCTCGGTGCCTTCAAAGGCGCCCTGCCCGGCCATTACCGCTACAACCAGCGCATGTACGCGCACTTCATGCAGGACGATATGCCAGCGGAGCAGCGCGGTATTTTCATCGCTGGCGACGATGTGTCGTGGACACCGGCGTGGGTCGAAGGCGCGGTGCAGACTTCGCTCAACGCGGTGTGGGGCATCATGAAGCATTTCGGCGGTTCGACACATAAAGAGAACCCGGGCCCGGGTGATGTGTTCAAAGACATCGGCCCTATCGCCCTGCCCGAGTAA
- a CDS encoding carbon-nitrogen hydrolase family protein: MRVAVYQCPPLPLDPAANLQRLHQVAMEAKGADLLVLPEMFMTGYNIGAEAVSTLAEVYNGEWAQQIGRIAKAAGLAIVYGYPERTADGHIYNAVQLIDAHGERLCNYRKSHLFGDLDRSMFSPGDSDLPVVELNGWKLGFLICYDLEFPENARRLALAGAELIVVPTANMVPFDFVADVTVRARAFENQCYVAYANYCGHEGDIQYCGQSSIAAPDGSRIALAGLDEALIVGELDRQLMNDSRQANRYLSDRRPELYGALNRR; this comes from the coding sequence ATGCGCGTAGCCGTTTACCAATGTCCACCCTTGCCACTGGACCCCGCCGCCAACCTGCAGCGTCTGCATCAAGTAGCAATGGAGGCCAAGGGCGCTGATCTGCTGGTGCTGCCGGAGATGTTCATGACCGGCTACAACATCGGCGCCGAAGCGGTGAGCACGCTGGCCGAGGTCTATAACGGCGAATGGGCGCAGCAGATTGGCCGGATCGCCAAGGCTGCGGGTCTGGCGATCGTATACGGCTACCCCGAACGCACCGCCGACGGGCATATCTACAACGCCGTGCAACTGATCGACGCCCACGGCGAGCGCCTGTGCAATTACCGCAAGTCGCATCTGTTTGGCGATCTCGACCGGTCGATGTTCAGCCCCGGTGACTCCGACTTGCCGGTGGTTGAATTGAACGGCTGGAAGCTCGGCTTCCTGATCTGCTATGACTTGGAGTTTCCGGAAAACGCGCGTCGTCTGGCCTTGGCCGGCGCCGAGCTGATCGTCGTACCGACAGCAAACATGGTTCCGTTCGACTTCGTCGCCGACGTCACCGTGCGTGCCCGCGCCTTCGAAAACCAGTGCTACGTGGCTTACGCCAATTACTGCGGACATGAAGGCGATATCCAGTATTGCGGGCAAAGCAGTATTGCCGCGCCGGACGGTAGCCGTATCGCCCTGGCAGGTCTGGACGAGGCGTTGATCGTCGGTGAACTGGACCGCCAATTGATGAACGACTCACGCCAGGCCAACCGCTACCTCAGCGATCGCAGGCCAGAGCTTTACGGCGCGCTCAACCGCCGCTAA
- the pqqF gene encoding pyrroloquinoline quinone biosynthesis protein PqqF → MPAPTHPRPDTETLANGLRVTLRHVPGLKRSAAALRVAAGSHDVPLAWPGLAHFLEHLLFLGTERFPTDEGLMAYVQRHGGQVNASTRERTTDFFFELPVSSFSAGLERLSDMLARPRMNLDDQLREREVLQAEFVAWSQDPTAQQQFALYEGLPAEHPLRGFHAGNRDSLQVESPGFQSALKDFHQRFYRTGQMSLSLVGPQSIDELRELAQQFAAVLPVGDKVAQAAPPPLTVRSYQQVGAHANLLFAFDGLPEPSAEAMAFLCHWLNNAKPGGLLAHLQRQNLADSLKAAPIYQFAGQALLHLQFHAAGEQLNTIHEQLLDWLSFFARQDWTPLREEYAALLQRQQQVSGALQLARIDVEQKESGLSESGVAGLAHILREIGGVDNFSDHWHLPAANPFLRANEPLANAGLIRGQTSAHRGLRTFAQDRSRSRRERSPMHFSRALPDSSDEGAIYLRWQVDMAASADLRSRLQRSLRQTRQDASEAGVDLSFSAAGNQCLLKMTGLQEPMPSVLEHALKCLTMIDADSPRDEVQIPSMPIRQLLEALPEKYLPPIETSDDAKQLWTTSRWDGLALGLNQQTQSAMGLALSRIPGTPDNQLPVTPITQGQYQWSQINTASSEHALLLICPTASCDIADEAAWRLLAQLCQTPFYQRLRVELQLGYAVFSALRQVHGTTAIVFAVQSPTNPVGKLLEYIQEFFNGIPAMIETLDVAGLKQQRQNLADQFDPATQFNKDAAELLWQGKLAGHSSDYREQLVMAIRQLDHKALLAAAQRLINANGGYHCLANEPMPGAPWQAAN, encoded by the coding sequence ATGCCTGCGCCGACTCATCCCCGCCCCGACACTGAAACACTGGCCAACGGCCTGCGCGTGACCCTGCGCCACGTGCCCGGTCTCAAGCGCAGCGCTGCCGCGTTACGCGTGGCGGCCGGCAGTCATGACGTGCCGCTGGCATGGCCGGGGCTGGCGCATTTTCTCGAGCATTTGCTGTTTCTCGGCACCGAGCGTTTTCCCACAGATGAAGGGCTGATGGCCTACGTGCAACGTCACGGCGGGCAGGTGAATGCCAGCACCCGCGAGCGCACCACGGACTTTTTCTTCGAGTTGCCTGTGTCGTCCTTCAGCGCGGGGCTCGAGCGTCTGTCGGACATGCTCGCCCGGCCACGGATGAATCTGGACGATCAACTGCGTGAACGGGAAGTGCTGCAGGCGGAGTTTGTCGCCTGGTCGCAGGATCCGACAGCGCAACAGCAGTTTGCCTTGTATGAAGGTTTACCAGCGGAACATCCGTTGCGCGGTTTTCATGCGGGCAATCGGGACAGCTTGCAGGTCGAATCGCCTGGGTTTCAGTCGGCGCTGAAAGATTTCCATCAGCGCTTTTATCGAACCGGGCAAATGAGCCTGAGTCTGGTCGGGCCGCAAAGTATCGATGAGCTTCGGGAGCTGGCGCAGCAATTCGCAGCGGTGTTGCCGGTTGGGGATAAAGTTGCCCAGGCCGCACCGCCACCGCTGACGGTGAGAAGTTATCAACAGGTTGGCGCTCACGCGAACCTGTTATTCGCCTTCGACGGCTTACCCGAACCATCCGCAGAGGCGATGGCCTTTCTCTGTCATTGGTTGAACAACGCCAAACCCGGTGGATTGCTCGCACACCTGCAACGACAGAACCTGGCTGACAGTCTGAAAGCCGCGCCGATCTACCAGTTCGCTGGGCAAGCGCTGCTGCATCTTCAATTCCATGCCGCCGGCGAGCAGTTGAACACCATTCATGAACAACTGCTGGACTGGCTGAGCTTCTTCGCCCGCCAGGACTGGACGCCGTTGCGCGAGGAATACGCCGCCCTGCTTCAGCGCCAGCAGCAAGTCAGCGGCGCGTTGCAACTAGCGCGCATCGACGTTGAGCAGAAAGAATCAGGTCTGTCCGAGTCGGGTGTTGCCGGACTTGCGCACATCCTTCGCGAAATCGGTGGTGTGGATAACTTCAGCGATCATTGGCACCTGCCCGCCGCGAACCCGTTCCTGCGCGCCAATGAACCGCTAGCCAACGCCGGGCTGATTCGCGGCCAGACCAGCGCCCATCGTGGCCTGCGCACATTCGCCCAGGATCGCTCGCGCAGTCGTCGCGAACGGTCGCCGATGCACTTCAGTCGTGCGCTGCCAGACAGCAGCGATGAGGGCGCGATTTACCTGCGCTGGCAGGTCGACATGGCGGCCAGCGCCGATCTGCGCTCAAGATTGCAGCGCAGTCTGCGTCAGACCCGACAGGATGCGTCCGAAGCCGGAGTGGACTTGTCTTTCAGCGCCGCAGGTAACCAATGCCTGTTGAAAATGACCGGATTACAGGAACCGATGCCCAGCGTCCTGGAGCACGCGCTGAAATGTCTGACGATGATCGACGCCGATTCGCCGCGCGACGAGGTGCAGATACCTTCGATGCCGATCCGCCAACTGCTCGAAGCGTTGCCGGAAAAATACCTGCCCCCGATTGAAACCAGCGATGACGCCAAACAGCTGTGGACAACTTCGCGCTGGGACGGCCTCGCTCTAGGGCTGAATCAACAGACCCAATCAGCCATGGGCCTGGCGCTGAGCCGCATTCCCGGCACACCGGACAATCAGCTACCGGTGACACCGATCACCCAAGGCCAGTACCAATGGAGCCAGATCAACACCGCCTCCAGCGAACACGCCTTGCTGCTGATCTGCCCGACCGCCAGTTGTGACATCGCTGATGAAGCTGCATGGCGCCTTCTGGCGCAGTTGTGCCAGACGCCTTTTTACCAGCGCCTGCGTGTCGAATTGCAATTGGGGTACGCCGTGTTCAGCGCGCTGCGTCAGGTGCACGGCACGACTGCGATTGTCTTTGCCGTGCAATCGCCAACGAACCCGGTGGGCAAGTTGCTCGAATACATTCAGGAGTTCTTCAACGGCATTCCGGCGATGATCGAAACGCTTGATGTCGCTGGCCTCAAGCAACAACGCCAAAACCTCGCCGACCAATTCGATCCGGCGACACAGTTCAACAAGGACGCTGCCGAACTTCTGTGGCAGGGCAAACTCGCCGGCCATTCGTCGGATTACCGTGAGCAACTGGTTATGGCGATCCGGCAGCTGGATCACAAGGCTTTGCTGGCCGCTGCGCAGCGCCTGATCAATGCCAATGGCGGCTACCACTGTCTGGCCAATGAACCGATGCCCGGCGCGCCGTGGCAAGCGGCAAATTGA
- the pqqA gene encoding pyrroloquinoline quinone precursor peptide PqqA: protein MAWTKPAYTDLRIGFEVTMYFASR, encoded by the coding sequence ATGGCCTGGACCAAACCTGCTTACACCGACCTGCGTATCGGCTTCGAAGTCACCATGTACTTCGCCAGCCGCTGA
- the pqqB gene encoding pyrroloquinoline quinone biosynthesis protein PqqB produces the protein MFVQILGSAAGGGFPQWNCNCVNCAGFRDSSLNAKARTQSSIAISDDGVNWVLCNASPDIRAQLQSFAPMQPGRALRDTGISAIILMDSQIDHTTGLLSLREGCPHQVWCTDMVHEDLSTGFPLFKMLTHWNGGLDWNRIELDQSFTVAACPNLRFTPLPLRSAAPPYSPHRFDPHPGDNIGLIVEDLNTGGKLFYAPGLGKVDAPLLEIMAGSDCLLVDGTLWDDDEMQRRGVGTRTGREMGHLAQNGPGGMLEVLEQLPEQRKVLIHINNTNPILDEDSPERAELARRNVEVAFDGMSIVL, from the coding sequence ATGTTCGTCCAGATTCTGGGTTCGGCCGCCGGTGGCGGTTTTCCGCAGTGGAACTGCAACTGCGTCAACTGCGCAGGCTTTCGCGACAGCAGCCTGAACGCCAAGGCCCGCACCCAATCGTCCATCGCCATTTCCGATGACGGCGTGAACTGGGTGTTGTGCAATGCCTCGCCGGACATCCGCGCGCAACTGCAAAGCTTCGCCCCGATGCAACCGGGCCGGGCCCTGCGCGACACCGGCATCAGCGCGATCATCCTGATGGACAGCCAGATCGACCACACCACCGGCCTGCTCAGTTTGCGCGAAGGCTGCCCGCATCAGGTCTGGTGCACGGACATGGTTCACGAAGACCTGAGCACCGGTTTTCCCCTGTTCAAGATGCTCACCCACTGGAACGGCGGGCTGGACTGGAACCGTATCGAGCTCGACCAGAGCTTCACCGTAGCGGCCTGTCCGAACCTGCGTTTCACCCCGCTGCCATTGCGCAGCGCCGCGCCGCCGTATTCGCCGCACCGTTTCGATCCGCATCCGGGCGACAACATCGGTTTGATCGTTGAAGACCTCAACACCGGCGGCAAGCTGTTCTACGCGCCAGGGCTGGGCAAGGTCGATGCGCCGCTGCTGGAAATCATGGCGGGCAGCGATTGCCTGCTGGTCGACGGCACGCTGTGGGATGACGATGAAATGCAGCGCCGTGGCGTCGGCACCCGCACCGGTCGCGAGATGGGCCACCTGGCGCAGAACGGCCCCGGCGGCATGCTCGAAGTGCTGGAGCAGTTGCCCGAGCAGCGCAAGGTACTTATCCACATCAACAACACCAACCCGATCCTCGACGAGGATTCGCCGGAGCGTGCCGAGCTGGCGCGGCGTAATGTTGAAGTGGCGTTTGATGGCATGAGCATCGTGCTTTAA
- the pqqD gene encoding pyrroloquinoline quinone biosynthesis peptide chaperone PqqD translates to MSFDRSKVPSWRPGYRFQYEPAQKGHVLLYPEGMIKLNETAALIGGLIDGERDVAAIIAELDKQFPGVPELGDDVEQFMEVAREQHWLTLG, encoded by the coding sequence ATGAGTTTCGACCGCAGCAAAGTGCCGAGCTGGCGCCCGGGCTATCGCTTCCAGTACGAACCGGCGCAAAAGGGCCATGTGTTGCTGTACCCAGAGGGCATGATCAAGCTCAACGAAACGGCCGCGCTGATTGGCGGCCTGATTGATGGCGAACGCGATGTCGCGGCAATCATTGCCGAACTCGACAAGCAGTTCCCCGGCGTACCCGAGCTCGGTGACGACGTCGAGCAATTCATGGAGGTTGCCCGTGAGCAACACTGGCTCACCCTTGGCTGA
- the pqqE gene encoding pyrroloquinoline quinone biosynthesis protein PqqE, producing MSNTGSPLADLPAKPEVGLPLWLLAELTYRCPLQCPYCSNPLDFAEQGKELTTEQWIKVFREAREMGAAQLGFSGGEPLVRQDLAELIREARQLGFYTNLITSGIGLTEQKISDFKKAGLDHIQISFQASDEQVNNLLAGSKKAFAQKLEMARAVKAHGYPMVLNFVTHRHNIDKIDRIIELCIALEADFVELATCQFYGWAQLNRVGLLPTREQLVRAERITNEYRARLEAEGHPCKLIFVTPDYYEERPKACMNGWGSIFLTVTPDGTALPCHGARQMPVQFPNVRDHSMQHIWYDSFGFNRFRGYDWMPEPCRSCDEKEKDFGGCRCQAFMLTGDASNADPVCSKSEHHGVILKAREEAETATQTIEQLAFRNERNSRLIAKG from the coding sequence GTGAGCAACACTGGCTCACCCTTGGCTGATCTGCCGGCCAAACCGGAAGTCGGCCTGCCGCTGTGGCTGCTCGCCGAGCTGACCTACCGTTGCCCGCTGCAATGCCCGTACTGCTCCAATCCGCTGGATTTCGCCGAGCAGGGCAAAGAGCTGACCACCGAACAATGGATCAAGGTGTTCCGCGAAGCGCGCGAGATGGGCGCGGCGCAATTGGGCTTTTCCGGCGGCGAACCGCTGGTGCGTCAGGACTTGGCCGAACTGATCCGTGAAGCGCGGCAGTTGGGTTTCTACACCAACCTGATCACTTCCGGCATTGGCCTGACCGAGCAGAAAATCAGCGACTTCAAAAAGGCCGGGCTCGATCACATCCAGATCAGTTTTCAGGCCAGCGACGAGCAAGTGAACAACCTGCTCGCCGGCTCGAAAAAGGCCTTTGCGCAGAAGCTGGAAATGGCGCGTGCGGTGAAGGCCCACGGCTATCCGATGGTGCTGAACTTCGTCACCCATCGTCACAACATCGACAAGATCGACCGCATTATCGAACTGTGCATCGCGCTGGAGGCTGACTTCGTCGAACTCGCCACTTGCCAGTTCTACGGCTGGGCGCAGCTCAACCGTGTTGGCCTGCTGCCGACCAGGGAACAACTGGTGCGCGCCGAACGCATCACCAACGAATACCGGGCCAGGCTGGAAGCCGAAGGGCATCCGTGCAAGCTGATATTCGTCACGCCGGACTACTACGAAGAACGCCCGAAAGCCTGCATGAACGGCTGGGGCAGCATCTTCCTGACCGTCACCCCGGATGGCACCGCCCTGCCCTGCCATGGTGCGCGCCAGATGCCTGTGCAGTTTCCCAACGTGCGCGATCACAGCATGCAGCACATCTGGTATGACTCGTTCGGCTTCAACCGTTTTCGCGGTTACGACTGGATGCCCGAGCCGTGCCGCTCTTGCGACGAGAAAGAAAAAGACTTCGGCGGCTGCCGCTGCCAGGCGTTCATGCTCACCGGCGACGCCAGTAACGCCGACCCGGTGTGCAGCAAGTCCGAACATCACGGCGTGATCCTCAAGGCCCGCGAAGAAGCCGAGACCGCCACTCAAACCATCGAACAACTGGCCTTTCGCAATGAACGAAACTCACGCCTCATCGCCAAGGGCTGA
- a CDS encoding YqaE/Pmp3 family membrane protein, translating to MDFIRIIIAILLPPLGVFLQVGFGGAFWLNILLTLCGYIPGIVHAVYIIAKR from the coding sequence ATGGATTTCATTCGCATCATCATCGCTATTCTGTTGCCGCCACTGGGCGTGTTTCTGCAGGTCGGGTTTGGCGGGGCGTTCTGGCTGAACATTCTGCTGACGTTGTGCGGCTACATTCCGGGGATCGTGCATGCGGTGTATATCATCGCCAAGCGTTGA